In Raphanus sativus cultivar WK10039 chromosome 5, ASM80110v3, whole genome shotgun sequence, the following proteins share a genomic window:
- the LOC108857088 gene encoding auxin-responsive protein IAA7, whose amino-acid sequence MIGQLMNLNATELCLGLPGGIKAVDSPARSSVRNKRGFSETVDLMLNLQCNKEETVDLNNATASKEKTLLKDPAKPPAKAQVVGWPPVRNYRKNMMTQQKTSAEEEASSEKAGNGGGAALVKVSMDGAPYLRKVNLTMYKSYQDLSDALAKMFSSFTMGNYGAQGMIDFMNESKLMNLLNSSEYVPSYEDKDGDWMLVGDVPWEMFVQSCKRLRIMKGSEAIGLAPRAMEKYCKNRS is encoded by the exons ATGATCGGACAGCTTATGAACCTTAACGCGACGGAGCTCTGTCTCGGCCTCCCTGGCGGCATTAAAGCCGTCGACAGCCCGGCCAGATCGTCGGTGAGGAACAAGAGAGGCTTCTCCGAGACCGTGGATCTCATGCTCAATCTTCAGTGCAACAAAGAAGAAACCGTCGATCTTAACAACGCCACAGCTTCCAAAGAGAAGACTCTCCTCAAAGACCCTGCTAAGCCTCCTGCTAA AGCCCAAGTGGTGGGATGGCCACCTGTGAGGAACTACAGGAAGAACATGATGACTCAGCAGAAAACAAGCGCCGAGGAGGAGGCCAGCAGCGAGAAGGCCGGAAATGGTGGAGGAGCTGCCTTGGTGAAGGTATCCATGGATGGAGCTCCTTACCTAAGAAAAGTTAACCTCACGATGTACAAAAGCTATCAGGATCTCTCTGATGCTTTGGCCAAAATGTTCAGCTCCTTCACTATGG GAAACTATGGAGCACAAGGAATGATAGATTTCATGAACGAGAGCAAGCTCATGAATCTGTTGAACAGTTCCGAATATGTTCCAAGCTACGAGGACAAAGATGGCGATTGGATGCTCGTCGGAGATGTCCCATGGGA AATGTTCGTCCAGTCGTGCAAACGTTTGCGCATCATGAAGGGATCTGAAGCAATTGGACTTG